One region of Purpureocillium takamizusanense chromosome 4, complete sequence genomic DNA includes:
- a CDS encoding uncharacterized protein (COG:J~EggNog:ENOG503NWZJ): protein MDNNLWTRRTNSGKLSLSTSSNGPNGSSIGDSSRAAPFSRRHGGDTSSHGGKASPFNTPGAGLTSPTGGASSAFGLGSGAFASFGSAKTPKTAGNPFDSAMGSAVAKSGAIKDGPRPVGRAPSMAAISETKASAPLRAAEVHPLKDAWSFWYRPPISKAHGFIEYENTLHGIATVKTAEEFWEIYRHLKRPSTLPVVSDYHLFKKDIRPVWEDEVNRKGGKWVVRMKKGVADRYWEDLLLALVGDQFGDASEDVCGAVLSMRNGEDILSIWTRTDGGRVLKIREIMKHVLNFPQNTRVEFKSHDSSIQQRSAIDEQRREKASQTQSEKRQSSGGQRMPQD from the exons ATGGATAATAATCTATGGACCCGTCGCACAAA CTCCGGCAAGCTTTCCCTCTCGACCTCATCGAATGGGCCCAACGGCTCCTCCATCGGTGATTCGTCCCGTGCCGCCCCCttctcccgccgccatggcggtgaCACGTCGTCGCACGGCGGCAAAGCCAGCCCCTTCAATACGCCGGGCGCGGGTTTGACATCTCCCACAGGgggcgcctcgagcgcctttgGCCTTGGCTCTGGCGCATTCGCGTCGTTTGGGTCTGCCAAAacgcccaagacggccggcAATCCCTTCGACAGCGCTATGGGCTCGGCCGTTGCCAAGTccggcgccatcaaggacgGTCCAAGACCAGTCGGCAGGGCGCccagcatggccgccatctccGAGACCAAGGCGTCTGCCCCTTTGAGAGCCGCCGAGGTGCACCCGCTGAAAGACGCGTGGTCCTTTTGGTACCGTCCTCCGATCTCCAAGGCGCACGGCTTCATCGAGTACGAGAACACGCTCCACGGGATCGCCACCGTCAAGACTGCGGAGGAGTTTTGGGAGATTTACAGGCACCTTAAGCGGCCCTCCACTCTGCCCGTGGTGTCCGACTACCACCTGTTCAAGAAGGACATACGGCCCGTCTGGGAGGATGAGGTCAATCGCAAGGGAGGCAAGTGGGTCGTGCGCATGAAGAAGGGCGTGGCAGACCGCTACTGGGAGGATTTGCTTCTAGCCCTCGTTGGCGATCAGTTTGGCGACGCGTCCGAGGATgtctgcggcgccgtcctgaGCATGCGGAATGGTGAGGACATCCTCAGCATCTGGACCCGcacggacggcggccgcgtcctcaAGATTCG CGAAATCATGAAGCACGTGCTCAATTTTCCTCAAAATACCCGAGTCGAGTTCAAGAGCCATGACTCCAGTATTCAACAGCGAAgcgccatcgacgagcaACGCCGCGAGAAGGCCAGTCAGACTCAGTCCGAGAAACGCCAATCGTCTGGCGGCCAGAGGATGCCTCAGGACTAG
- the LOC1 gene encoding 60S ribosomal subunit assembly/export protein (EggNog:ENOG503P1SC~COG:A), whose product MAPSRTRTVKNKHSAAKAGAGGKGGAKRSATDGVSKSRSNKPKSGPPQAQQLKEKNRALLHKKPKKKTYTEAELGIPKLNMVTPVGVVKPKGKKKGKVFVDDTESMSTILAMVQAEKDGQIESKMIKARQMEEIREARKVEAEKKDSEKQSKLEDAKQSLRKKRKRKTANEDGDDSIKSLTSAGSKASKPKKKVAFA is encoded by the exons ATGGCGCCCTCAAGAACACGGACAGTCAAGAACAAGCActccgccgccaaggcgggtgccggcggcaaaggcggcgcgAAGCGGtccgccaccgacggcgTCTCCAAGTCCAGATCCAACAAGCCCAAGAGCGGCCCGCCCCAGGCGCAACAACTAAAGGAAAAGAATCGCGCCCTACTGCacaagaagcccaagaagaagacgtacaccgaggccgagctcggtATCCCCAAGCTCAACATGGTGAcccccgtcggcgtcgtcaagcccaagggcaagaagaagggcaaggtCTTTGTCGACGACACG GAGAGCATGAGCACGATTCTTGCCATGGTACAGGCCGAAAAGGACGGGCAGATCGAGTCCAAGATGATCAAGGCACGGCAGATGGAGGAAATTCGCGAGGCGCGCAAGGTCGAAGCCGAGAAGAAAGATTCCGAGAAGCAGTcgaagctcgaggacgcgaaGCAGTCGTTGCGCAAGAAGCGGAAGCGCAAGACGGCcaacgaggatggcgacgactcCATCAAGAGCCTGACGTCTGCGGGCTCCAAGGCTtccaagcccaagaagaaggtcgCCTTCGCTTGA
- a CDS encoding uncharacterized protein (COG:S~EggNog:ENOG503NW0F~MEROPS:MER0059846), which yields MEWLGRAKINFTHAPSPRPVRQRDGTETDLLKICESTTPPCHLNPLLFNGHLQTMWTATKPHGPQVYYRRKVFEADHKTYKGTFAVDFAVEPFEETDDTLPRRTAYFTDQQFESLPSDDSKPMLVILHGLSGGSHEVYLRHVIAPLIGQGGWEVCVVNSRGCARSKISSGVLYNARATWDVRQTINWLHGKFPNRPLFGMGFSLGANMLTNYCGEEGANCLLKAAVVVSNPFNLEVSSKLLQNNFIGREIYLRVMGGAMKQLIATHKESIEEFTNLNLAAVEKVTYLHEFDREVQCPTWGYPTEYAYYRDASSTDAVLGIRIPFIAINATDDPIAVNEALPYEEFRQNPSTILITTSLGGHLCWFENGGTRWHPRPIGNFLNHMAFNVDFDSIKPLQDPRTTDKTSRGADYDPMRRKLAIVEG from the exons ATGGAGTGGCTTGGACGAGCCAAAATCAACTTCACTcacgcgccatcgccacggcCCGTTCGCCAAAGGGATGGGACAGAGACAGACCTCCTCAAGATTTGCgaatcgacgacgccgccatgccatCTCAACCCCCTACTCTTCAACGGCCACCTGCAGACCATGTGGACGGCGACCAAACCCCATGGTCCGCAGGTCTACTACCGCCGGAAAGTCTTCGAGGCCGACCACAAGACCTACAAGGGCACCTTTGCCGTCGActtcgccgtcgagccgttcgaggagacggacgacaCGCTACCGCGGAGGACCGCCTACTTCACCGACCAGCAGTTCGAGAGCCTGCCATCGGATGACAGCAAGCCCATGCTCGTAATCCTGCATGGGCTTTCCGGCGGCTCTCACGAGGTCTACTTGCGGCATGTCATCGCTCCCCTGATAGGTCAAGGCGGTTGGGAGGTTTGCGTCGTCAACTCGCGCGGCTGCGCCCGAAGCAAGATTTCCAGCGGCGTGCTTTACAACGCCCGTGCTACCTGGGACGTGCGCCAGACGATAAACTGGCTACACGGCAAGTTTCCTAATCGCCCCTTATTTGGCATGGGTTTTTCCCTTGGTGCCAACATGCTCACCAAT TACTGTGGCGAGGAGGGTGCCAACTGCCTGCTAAAGGCGGCAGTCGTTGTTTCAAACCCGTTCAACTTGGAAGTCTCCAGCAAGTTGCTGCAAAACAACTTCATCGGCAGGGAAATTTACCTTCGTGTCATGGGTG GCGCCATGAAGCAGCTCATTGCTACACACAAGGAATCGATTGAAGAATTTACCAACTTGAACCTGGCGGCTGTGGAGAAGGTCACCTATCTTCACGAATTTGATCGCGAAGTCCA ATGCCCAACTTGGGGGTATCCCACCGAGTATGCTTACTATCGGGACGCTTCCTCAACAGACGCAGTCCTTGGTATCCGCATCCCGTTCATCGCAATCAACGCCACCGACGATCCG ATTGCGGTCAACGAAGCACTTCCGTATGAAGAGTTCCGTCAGAACCCCAGCACCATCCTCATTACAACCTCGCTAGGCGGCCATCTCTGCTGGTTCGAGAACGGCGGCACCAGGTGGCATCCTCGCCCT ATTGGCAACTTCCTTAACCACATGGCATTCAACGTAGATTTTGACAGCATCAAGCCTCTCCAGGACCCACGAACAACGGACAAGACATCTCGGGGTGCCGACTATGACCCGATGCGCCGCAAGTTGGCCATCGTGGAGGGTTAG
- the ubp10 gene encoding Ubiquitin carboxyl-terminal hydrolase 10 (COG:Z~BUSCO:EOG09262QL6~MEROPS:MER0064621~EggNog:ENOG503NXX3): MAKRQASEALDELAGVASPASKKSRTGELESPLGQQQQQPKSQNGRIDGDDDDDNDDSNDDDDGSAGQVNDTEHPLRAPIRQDAPTEGYDDLYLDTIDRNVLDFDFEKLCSVSLSNINVYACLVCGKYFQGRGPKSHAYFHALDEDHHVYINLETQRVYVLPEGYEVKGKALDDIKYVSDPRYTRREVMDLDRVDRKSWTLAGKQYTPGFVGMNNIKDNDYLNVVVQALAHVAPLRNYLLLEDFSSKTELVRRCSILFRKIWNPRAFKAHVSPHELLQEISLRSNKRFTLTAQSDPVDFLSWFLNNLHLGLGGSKTKPGSSMVQRTFQGKMKVESQAITARADAGDKLRFEEAADVKVDVVRFLLLTLDLPSAPLFQDELEKNIIPQVPLTTVLAKYDGQRAQEHHAQRKRYRLLHPLPPYLMLHVKRFSQNKFVSERNPTIVTFDARNLDMSPYVEPNPAEWPPSEPIWYDLVANVVHEAVRSKEDVADTGEERKTWKVQVKDKATGQWVVCQDLYVDKVQSELLYLGETYLQIWERRREPKGKGKDRS, encoded by the coding sequence ATGGCCAAGCGACAGGCGTCAGAGGCCCTGGACGagctcgcgggcgtcgcgtcTCCCGCCTCGAAGAAGTCGCGAACCGGCGAGCTCGAATCGCCGcttgggcagcagcagcagcagcccaagTCGCAAAACGGACGGAtagacggcgatgacgacgatgataaTGACGAtagcaacgacgacgacgacggcagcgccggccAGGTCAACGACACAGAACAcccgctgcgggcgccgaTACGGCAGGACGCGCCGACCGAGGGCTACGACGACCTCTACCTCGACACCATCGACCGCAACGTGCTCGACTTTGACTTTGAGAAGCTTTGCTCCGTGTCGCTGTCCAACATCAACGTCTACGCATGCCTCGTGTGCGGCAAGTACTTCCAGGGCCGCGGGCCCAAGTCGCACGCCTACttccacgccctcgacgaggaccaCCACGTCTACATCAACCTCGAGACGCAGCGCGTATACGTGCTGCCCGAGGGCTAcgaggtcaagggcaaggccctcgacgacatcaagtACGTGTCGGACCCGCGGTACACGCGCCGCGAGGTCATGGACCTGGACCGCGTCGACCGCAAGAGCTGGACCCTCGCGGGCAAGCAGTACACGCCGGGTTTCGTCGGCATGAACAACATCAAGGACAACGACTACCTCAATGTCGTGGtccaggcgctggcgcacgTCGCGCCCCTGCGCAACTAcctcctgctcgaggacTTTTCCTCCAAGACGGAGCTCgtccgccgctgcagcaTTCTGTTCCGCAAGATCTGGAACCCGCGCGCCTTCAAGGCCCACGTCTCCCCGCACGAGCTCCTCCAGGAAATCTCCCTGCGCTCCAACAAGCGCTTCACCCTCACCGCCCAGTCCGACCCCGTCGACTTCCTCTCGTGGTTCCTCAACAacctccacctcggcctcggcggctccAAGACCAAGCCTGGCAGCTCCATGGTCCAGCGCACCTTCCAGGGCAAGATGAAGGTCGAGTCCCAGGCCATcacggcgcgcgccgacgccggcgacaagcTGCGCTTCGAGGAGGCTGCCGACGTCAAGGTGGACGTGGTgcgcttcctcctcctcacgcTGGACctcccctcggcgccccTCTTCCaggacgagctcgagaagAACATCATCCCCCAAGTGCCGCTGACTACGGTCCTGGCCAAGTACGACGGCCAGCGCGCGCAGGAGCACCACGCCCAGCGCAAGCGctaccgcctcctccaccccctGCCCCCCTACCTGATGCTCCACGTCAAGCGCTTCTCGCAGAACAAGTTCGTCTCGGAGCGCAACCCCACCATCGTCACTTTCGACGCCCGCAACCTCGATATGTCCCCCTATGTCGAGCCCAACCCCGCCGAGTGGCCCCCCAGCGAGCCCATCTGGTACGACCTCGTGGCCAACGTCGTCCACGAGGCCGTCCGCAGCAAGGAGGACGTGGCCGAcacgggcgaggagcgcaagaCGTGGAAGGTCCaggtcaaggacaaggccacGGGCCAGTGGGTCGTCTGCCAGGACCTTTACGTGGACAAGGTCCAGAGCGAGCTGCTGTATCTAGGCGAGACATATCTGCAGATCTGGGAGCGGAGGAGAGAGCCCAAGGGCAAAGGCAAGGACAGGTCATAG